In Chthoniobacterales bacterium, the following are encoded in one genomic region:
- a CDS encoding sodium:proton antiporter, protein MILPFILMLLSIALMPFIHAHWWEHNYPKIAVALGSFTASYYLFVLGQGPRLAEVAHEYISFIALIGSLFVVAGGIHIAVRGEATPARNVIYLAIGAVLSNFIGTTGASMLMIRPWIRMNKYRITAFHVVFFIFIVSNAGGCLTPIGDPPLFLGYLKGVPFFWTAEHLFLPWLVTVGCLLAVFYVLDRRNFARAPEAVRELETAQEEFRIDGKRNFFFIAVILCAVFAPSPWREIVMVIAALASWYATPKLVHERNRFNLHPMNEVAWLFFGIFGTMVPALDYLQIHSDALGVSSPIQFYAFTGVLSAFLDNAPTYLTFLAAALGQQGLGISNPSEVAAFAASHAHTLEAISLGAVFFGAATYIGNGPNFMVKAIAQHAKVETPSFFGYVLRFSLPVLLPILIFVGWFFLH, encoded by the coding sequence ATGATCCTCCCGTTCATCCTCATGCTTCTTTCCATCGCGCTGATGCCGTTCATCCACGCGCATTGGTGGGAGCACAACTATCCCAAAATCGCCGTGGCCCTCGGATCCTTCACCGCGTCTTACTACCTTTTCGTGCTCGGCCAAGGCCCGCGGCTGGCGGAGGTCGCGCATGAATACATCAGCTTCATCGCCCTCATCGGATCTCTTTTTGTCGTGGCCGGCGGGATCCACATCGCCGTGCGCGGCGAGGCGACGCCGGCGCGCAACGTGATCTATCTGGCCATCGGTGCTGTCTTGTCGAACTTCATCGGCACCACAGGCGCCTCGATGCTGATGATCCGCCCGTGGATCCGCATGAACAAATACCGCATCACCGCGTTCCATGTGGTGTTTTTCATTTTTATCGTCAGCAACGCCGGCGGCTGCCTCACGCCGATCGGCGATCCCCCGCTCTTCCTCGGCTACCTCAAAGGCGTGCCGTTTTTCTGGACTGCGGAGCACCTTTTCTTGCCGTGGCTTGTGACAGTCGGATGCCTGCTGGCCGTGTTTTACGTGCTGGACCGGCGGAATTTCGCGCGCGCTCCGGAAGCGGTGCGCGAATTGGAAACGGCCCAAGAGGAATTCCGGATCGACGGGAAACGCAATTTTTTCTTCATCGCCGTGATACTGTGCGCCGTGTTCGCTCCTTCGCCGTGGCGTGAAATCGTCATGGTGATCGCGGCTCTGGCGTCTTGGTATGCCACGCCGAAGCTGGTGCATGAAAGAAACCGGTTCAATCTGCACCCCATGAACGAGGTCGCATGGCTTTTCTTCGGCATTTTCGGCACGATGGTTCCTGCTCTGGATTACTTGCAGATTCACTCCGATGCGCTCGGCGTTTCCTCGCCGATCCAGTTCTACGCTTTCACCGGCGTGCTCTCCGCTTTCCTCGACAACGCGCCGACTTATCTCACCTTCCTCGCCGCGGCACTCGGACAGCAGGGACTGGGCATATCCAACCCGTCCGAAGTGGCCGCTTTTGCCGCAAGCCACGCGCACACGCTGGAGGCCATCAGCCTCGGCGCGGTCTTCTTCGGTGCCGCCACCTACATAGGCAACGGACCGAATTTCATGGTCAAAGCCATCGCGCAGCACGCCAAAGTCGAGACGCCGTCGTTCTTCGGATACGTGCTGCGATTCAGCCTTCCCGTGCTCTTGCCCATCTTGATTTTCGTGGGTTGGTTTTTCCTGCACTGA